The Montipora foliosa isolate CH-2021 chromosome 10, ASM3666993v2, whole genome shotgun sequence genomic sequence GCAACCATTGATCTCATTCAAAGTTTTGGTCCCACGGTGGCCAAATGATAATTAAATGCTGTGGCTAATTCTTGTGGATTACAAAGGATACGccgttttgtttaatttcttttatggATGGTGGATATTAGACCTCCACCAAGTCATCCGTGAATTCCCTTCATTACTGATCGTGGAGTGCCTTAGCGGAGCAATAGGATTTCTTTGCTTGcctaataggccagtttcgtattctaatgGTTGGACTGGATATAGTAtataccgcgcaccggtggctcagttggttgagcaccgggctgtcacgcgggaggtcgtgagttcaactccgtccggaccaacactcagggtctttaaataactgaggagaaagtgctgcctttgtaattacatctgcaaatggttagactctctagtcttctcggataaggacgataagccggaggtcccgtctcacaacccttcaatgttcataatcctgtgggacgtaaaagaacccgcacacttgtcgcaaagagcagggcatgtagttcccggtgttgtggtgtctgtcttctgtggtgtatcatggttgggagggtaaatgctcgcagatattagctacaccaagctactctaaaaatccgagggtaaataaagatgtatgatatgatgatatgatataGCATGAAATGGTAACTATTGCGGGTAAATCAATtaacatttgaaaagatttgcccacATAAGCCTCcacttcatgctagatccagtccagccgcgagaattcgaaaatggtctactGCAGAGACCTATGTGGCCATCTTGGCAACAAATGTTCTTCCAGGATAAGGGTCCGCATCGCTCGGCACATATCGAGGGAGGTTTTAATATTACAAGGTGAGTTGTAGTCAGACCCGCTAAGAGAAAGTATAATCAAAATTTAAACGGGCTGGTTTTTCGTCGAAGAGGCCACTTACAAGTTTCAAACGAAAACCGAGGAGCAGCTTTTTGAAATTGACTGAGCGTTTCGTTACAGTCGACTGTGGGACTACGTGggacagtttttttttgttcgaaGTTGGATGTAAGTGAAGCTGAATGTAAGTGGACAAGTATTTTGAGATGTAGGAGGTTTCATGCCTTTATACACAACAAGGAGAAGCCTTCCCATTTCccttttgttgtctttcgtTTTACGTAAAGTCTCGATAGAATATAGTGAAAATTTTCAACCTTTTAACTCTTATGCATAGTCTTTGCCGTTGTTGTCCTGACAACGACCTGAAGTAAGCAAATTTGAGTTAATCTGAAGGACGTGAGATTTAACTccaattttatttctggaaagCTGTTACACGCTTTCCGTGGCGAGCGACATGGAATAATTGCGAATGGACTAGAATGGTATTTGACCGTCGTCGAACGCTTTTAATGATAGGCCCGAACAGCTTGCAAAGAAATACTTCTGTCTAGTTTTAAATACGGCAACTAGGACTCTCATATTTCTCGTCAAAATCCAGCTGGAAAAATTGTtctttctcttctaataggtcttatTTCACGTGGTTTTTTGCCATGCATGTCCAATCTGTCGACCCGAAAAATTAGATAAAATCGTCGAacagctgtccccacgaatcgaaCGATCCGTACGATTCGTGAATCGCTTTTACGACCCGTCTCCATTCGACTATTTCATCTTATAGTGGCAGTATGTCGCTCATTTTTAGCTATTTTTATGCGGAAACCGCCCGAAGACACGATCTGTCGAAccgaaaaatgcatctcattagataaaACCGTCGCacagctgtccccacgaatcgatCGATCCGTACGATTCGTGAATCGCTTTTACGACAAGTCTCCATTCGACTATTTCATCTTATAGTGGCAGTATGTCGCTCATTTTTATGCGgaaactacccgaagacacgaTCTGTCAACcagaaaaatgcatctcattagataatACCGTCGCACAActgtccccacgaatcgatCGATCCGTACGATTCGTGAAACCCTTTTACGGCCCGTGTCGATTCGACTATTGCATGTTGTTGCTAATGTTTTTATGCCTGTCAATGTCTGTATGCGTCGCGGTCCAATTTGTGACTGAGCTGTTGTCCATAAACATGAACAAACTGAACCGCATACCAAAACAAACGAGACAATGTGTGTATGCGTCGTTCTCAAAACCCATGCTGTCAAAGGTTTACAGGAACGCAAGGAAAGTGTGCACGTCTCGTTCTAAAATCCTGTGCCGACAACCGAAAGTGTGTATACCTCGGAGCCTGcgctgacaaacaaacaagggacAGCGTGTATGCCTCGTTATAAAAGCCTGTGCCGTCGAACAAACAGGGGAAGTGTGTATAACACGTTGTAAAAGCTTTCTAAGAGCCGGTGCCAGAAAGAAACGGATGTCGTGACTTAtgtcatagttaatcgagggactggttatgaagccttggaactttcaaaagcgagaacaatgttgttgcaattgatgttgaattgaccgtgaccctgcacaatcttttgttttcggttcgcacgggttcgcaaattagttgcgcataatttaatcgaaggatttgattggttatcttctcgaaaaaaggtgtgttttgtgcagggtcaaggccaaaaatacggacaaaaacatgaaacaaaggaacttgtccagtttcatagccatctccatgcattaactatgcttATGTGTATCTAAAATACATTTCCTAATTGCAAGTTACTTCTCAAGTCATGATCAAATCAAGTgaatcaagaaacatttcactaataaacacgattgtttgcctgataatatcaatcagcactttaaagtcttacgaaaatgtaagaccaaacatgactgtttaatttatgaaatgctatacattagggaattgtcaccctctcttaatatccaaagtgactcaatcaaggcaaagttatttgtataacattctttacaacacctagtatgcaaattatgctttccatctatttaaactctagcacttgtatttatttatcacttgataatagagttacgatgacttcgaaacgtcgtggaaataaaaatctagtcagtttcatttgtttttctttcttagttatcAGTTTTTCTAAGCAACTGcttgatgattttaccgtgtttaaataaagattttacattacattacattacaaatTACATTCCCTAATTGCAAGTTACTTTTCAATTGCGCCACAAATATTCATTAATAAACTACCCACGATTCTTGCCCATAGAGCCTCTGAGGGTACCCTTTTCAAGAACAGTGATTTTCATGGAAGAGTTACATTGGAATAAGTAACGGCGATTAGGTGTCATGGGTAGTACTTGTAGGTTAAAGAAATATAAGCCAAGGTGACATTCAACGTCTCATACTTTATTATTCCTTATTTTTGAAAGGTCATACTGTAAACGACATACAATCCGTCATTGCCCATACTGATGATATCAGGGCGACCAATTGGATCCTCTTTCTATGTCCTCGTTGTGACTGTCCACAAGGTAATAGAGAGTGTTAGCATTGACAATGAGTACGACTACGAGAACGAGTCCatctcgtactcgtactcgTTGTCGTTCTTGTAAAAAATGTGTAAGCAGGGCATACGAGTACGACttcacgaaaaaaatattttgacacgATGTTGACAGAAAGGAAGGAGGATTAATGTGctattcaaaacaaaaaaatgcccaaaaatACCATCCTAGGCCTTCGATGAAGAGTTTAAGTGCTTATGGGATACACCTATGGCAGAGATAACCCGCTACCAAAAGATAAACTTTACCTTTCAAAAACTCGTTCCTCGCACTTCGAGTTTTGGAGGAAATCTCGTCGTGGAACGAGTTGCCAGAACGAGTTGAGCACGTGTTCTGAGCAAAACGCATGCACATTATAGTCAATGGTAAAATCTCGTTCTCGTAGTCTTACTCGTTGTCAATGCTAACACTGTCTAATACAACAACGGGAACGAATCGAACCAATCGACAACTGGGAGAAGGGTTCTTGGCCTCAGCGTGTTACaaatattctaagtccccctaatgagatgcatttctccattcgacaacgggtcgtatcacatgagcacgattcgtacgaatcgatAGGCACTGCACAGCTTTTTTACGACTCGTATATATtcaggtgtattggacaaccctcttTTTTGCATAATACAAATTTATGATAGttaagctttcgatccatactaattaggcgaattttattttctattttttacctTTCGGAATGTGACCtaaaaaatcggtcatttttcAAGATTTCCCCATGGTCCCCCGCGTAACTAACAGTTCAAAGCAAAATTggacggtaaaaaaaaaaaaaagaattgtacGGTTGCTGATAGCAATTctttgttgttggtgttgttgttttcaaacttttggcatttttgttttattattattatatttattattattattattgttattattattattatcattgttactattattgtttagtataattacacagGTGATAATTGAAAATTCtccgcgctgattggttgcacttgaggtaaTTATTACGCAGTAATCACGTCAGTGGATTTTGCAAAAGTGCCGCAGGCCGTTTTGTCGGGGTGACAGACGCAAAAATTAATTGCTTTAAGTTGTGGTCTGTAACCGGACATTTGCAAATGGCTAGAGTCTCTAGACTTTTAGGATAAGGACCATAAACCGTTACTAAATTCACAAGTTAGAACACAGCAGCAACTTCCTTTTTCTGCATGCAGTATCGCTGAACAGTCGTCAGCCATCGCTGCGCCCGTGCGCAAACTGAAACTGTttgtaaattttgaaattttcatgTATCGATGAGGTCTGTAAAGAACACAACCTCACTGGCTTGAGTCATGccgaaaaatatctttaaaaagtTGCATCGTGATACTCTTGCTATATCATGAAGCGATacaattcaaaaccttttcTGTCAAACACGCTGTCTCCAAATCTTCGATTACTTCTTGTCTTATCGAGCAACTTTTGAAAATACATGGGATGCCTTATGAacgaactgatttttttttctctcttgtctCTAGACTGCCCAGCATAACAATGTTTACACATCCCAGGAAGAAAATATGCTCAAGTCGATTGAATTGCATTAATTTTATCCGTTGCGTGTTTCTTTCTGCTTTTATGTTTACTACGCTGTTGTATTTTGGGAGCGAAAACTTTTCTATGAACTGGAAGAGGTTGTTCCTCAAAGCACCTCAACCACGAGGTGGCCTCCTGCCACAACTAAGATTCACACACCTTCAACCACTTGTGGACATGTTCGCTAACTTGACGCAAGTTACACCCAATAGAAGTGATTGCATGTTTGCAACGGAGGAATTCAGTGATTTGAAAGAGCTCGagacaaaacaaaccatccTCCTTCTAATTATTGTATCTACGGCGCCTTCAAGACGAGACAGGAGAGATGCAATAAGACAGACATGGGGGACGAAATGTCACGGAGAGGTTAGTATTTCTTGGCTGGAAAATAATGTGGCAGAGAACAGGTTGCCTTTCGTAAAGTTTGAGCCTATAAGGTTCCGCCTCCATGCACCGCTTTCGAGTTGTACAAGTTATCGGTCATCACGATTAGAAAAGCCCTGATCTACACTCGTAGAGTAACCCCTGGccttctttttgagatttaacTAAGTCCAATAAAGCCATAGAAGGTTCTCATATAACGGCGCTCCCAAAACGAAAAAGAAGCAAATAATGGCTGTGTACGTGCAGATTTGACCAAACACTCACAGGACACCGTGAAATTTAAGAGATTGTGAAAGCAAACTACATTTGCCCAAGCTTCGCATGAGGCTAAGATTTTCAGCCCCTGGTGGTTTGCAGCAGTGGGCGtgtgctttgttttgtttgatcgATCAAGGACAATCCCCTGAAAAAATCTCAGGCATAATTAGCTCGGATAActatttcaatatggcggatttATCGTTGGATTGGAGAGAGTGACGTGGGCGCAACAAGCCGCGAACGGCTGGAAATTTGAGCCTAGCCGCGCACGAACTAGAACCGGCGTGCTCGCGGCGCTGTATTGAGCTGGGAAATTGTATAAATGATATATTAGAGAACTTGACCGATTGTTCGACGTCGAGCTCTTGACTGAACCTTAGCAAATACTTCTAATGTATATTCCGATCACAAGCCAAGTTCAAACAAGCGGCAAAGTGTCGGTCGACATAACGGCAAAATGGCAAGTGTAAGCCTCAGTTAAcgttcttttcctttgcatttGCGATGATGTCATTATGTTCAAAACAGAGGTGTGCTGCATCGAAATGCGACGAAACGCCCAAAAAGTCTAGCATAGAAATGGAAATAGCTTATCACGATATCATATGCCTCTACAGTACGATTAGCACACCTTACAGACGACATAGTTAAAATATAATGGCAAATACAAGATGAGGAAAAAAATggtaattttcttgttggacGATTCGTCGCAAACGCGAGGCagattttaaacaattattggatgaggtttttgtgatatccagaataatcaaggtcgaggtaagggttatcagccgaagccgaaggctgaggctgataacccttaccgagaccttgattattctggatatcacaaaaaccgaatctaataattgttttattatacattgaaggaaaaaaaaaacggtcacgacagtgagtacaattggtaatttatttgtcactgacagcaagcaacacaaagcgcgcgaacttgacatgattaccctaagaaatcatgcactgcggtcatacatgacatgattacccgtgaccttggctgaccttgacatgattaatgtataatctgcagttatgacgtcacgggcgctgatttcgaaaattcactgtaggctttcggccaatcaggaaagagatagtgagctcaatgtataataataataagtggcTTCGCTGTAAAAGACGGGCAGTAAACGCATTATGCGTCAAGGCGAACTATGAATTCGCTTTTATTGAATCCATAACTCTGTTTTAGGTGCGGTGCAAGTTTTTCACTGACGGCATTCAAATACCCAAAGAGGATAAGGCCAAACTTTCtaatgaaaaacacatttacAAAGACATAGAATTTCAACCGGTTGTTGGCGGCCGAAGTTTTGGCCTTCGATATCTCTACCAAATGATGTGGGCTGCGGTCAAGTATAATTTCACGTATTTCCTCCGTCTTGACGATGACTATTTCGTGTGCCTTGAGAGGCTCAAATATGAGTTACGCCACAGGCCTACCAAGATGTTAAGCTGGGGCTGGTATCACTGTCAATTTAGAGATCTCATTTACGTGGACGAGGCTTGGACGCTATTTACTCATGACGTCATTGTGCGCTTTTTGTCTCAAGACCCTCAGCGAATCCTTTGTCATCCACACGCTGATCAGCAAATTCCTATTTGGATTAACAGCGTCTTTAATAAAAGC encodes the following:
- the LOC137973687 gene encoding uncharacterized protein, which gives rise to MFTHPRKKICSSRLNCINFIRCVFLSAFMFTTLLYFGSENFSMNWKRLFLKAPQPRGGLLPQLRFTHLQPLVDMFANLTQVTPNRSDCMFATEEFSDLKELETKQTILLLIIVSTAPSRRDRRDAIRQTWGTKCHGEVRCKFFTDGIQIPKEDKAKLSNEKHIYKDIEFQPVVGGRSFGLRYLYQMMWAAVKYNFTYFLRLDDDYFVCLERLKYELRHRPTKMLSWGWYHCQFRDLIYVDEAWTLFTHDVIVRFLSQDPQRILCHPHADQQIPIWINSVFNKSDNLISFDDRRLHHPKNPNKVKIFEKLTNTCDSFMGIHGSSPELMQRFWKYSNDKAKEITALTEISQTCNKPFVFDISKIFKAFKFDLRPCLQNPRWAPGEIMWTGVHSGAKTGPLPCP